The nucleotide sequence TTGTCATCTTCAAGCATATTAACATAACCCGCTGAAGTGGATGCTGCAACTTCGAGATTAGggttgaatgcattgatgaaacacgtccacagttcggtgctttgcccttgaacatatgtgtgaaaacgattttccatgatggaaagtcattcatatgattcaactttggtgggcgattgttgctgcccgtttcacTTTCGCTGAGTAGAAGATTTTGAATACTTTGATTCTGATCGGATACCAacgcccattgacttgcactgatCGCTGGTTGAGGAAACATACTTCTTGCCCATGCGGCTGCGGAAGTTTGAACTTGACCGGGTTGTGGGTCTGTACTCCAGTCCCacggacttgtacaactcatttttgATGTATACTAGTGGAATACCTGAACAAACACTTGAAAACACAATGTTATGATGAACTTGCAAACCTTCTGTTGAAAAGTGACAACTTTCACGACGAAACACTTTCTACGAAACAGAATTATGTTTTGATGAAACAACTGATGACGAAACAGATTTTGTTTCGTCAAAGAAGTTTGGCGAAACAGATGTTTGATTCTTCAAagggacctttggcgaaacacttgtgattcgtcgaagggaactttggcgaaacacttttgattcgtcgaagggaactttggcgaaacacttttctGATTCATTGACTTCTTGATTCGTCGAGAGCTGATTCGTCAAAAAGGTTGTCAGGGGTTGGTAAAAGTCGGTGATTTGTTTATACACTGTCTGTCAACTCACACGACTTTCAACCATGCTTTTCTTACCAACCTAAAAGTATGGTGGATAATAGTACAGACTATTTCAATTTTCAATGCATGAAAACACCTTATCTCTTGAAAAATATGGATCAAAAAGTGGAAATGCTCATGAACAGTTTGAATATTTCTTGAAGGTTTGAAGAACACACGAGCACTTCAGTATACTTGCAACTTCCGAACATAATTTTTTTGGCTAGAATTTTCAGCAAAAACCTACTGCTAATGTGTGAACACCTAAACAAGCAATGTTTTTGGTAAAATTTTTAGCAAACACCAAAACAGTCACTGATTTTTATGAGATCTTTTCCAGAAAATATTAAGTTTTTGAGAACCAATTTATGAGAAGAACACAAATACTTGTAAAACAAAccgaactatgtttgattttaaacaaggataagagccatagctgataccacttgtaggtcccgaaatcggaggatcgattttcactaccaaagccttgtttataacaaacaaagttaagtgtgcggaatccacttaactaagcCAATCAAACATAGAACACAATAACACACaatggttaaccaaagaaacacactcGTTTGATTAACTGGTTGAGAATGacaaactgatacaaacacagctTACAAACTTGAAGGGTATTCTCTCAACTCCAAGGCTAAACTGTGAACCATCTGTGCCTTATATAGCAGATGGTCTGAAAAGCTCGACCAAACACAATCTGGGCTGACGAAACAGAAGAAAGCCCAAGACtaagcccaacagtcaacgaaTCACATATGATTCGTTGACcactttgacgaaacagaaccaATAGTTATCatgtctgtttcgtcgacatgtaTTCGACGAAACAGAGTGTTTCGCCAAAGCCTGCAAACAGTTGACTGTTTCTGCAAACAACATGCAGCAGAAACAGAAGgcacaaataataaaacaaatgaCAGATATACCCTTAACATGCAACATGCATAGTTTTACGACCAATACATAAAACAAAGAGACAAACAAGtcagacacaagcggataggaggatatccgacttggtcgactgcaaatacagactcgataatcaataaagaccgtacaaaatacaacCTGACATATAAGACTAGTAACAGACACAAAACTGCATCAACAAACTTGCTTGTTcagtgggttaacacaaacttggatatataggtaacccctgaaatcttgtttgaaaggtcccttattctgagatactaggtctttatgctcagtgatatctggggtattatcccgggacttctgatgtatggaagtactgacctagtccccggataataatTTCCgccaaaagcttgaaacatagcttcgccctcagcatgctgatgaaacaataaaattgatagtcgctgctgttgaaataaaaagatcctctaaaggggacacaccaaaagtcgaagccgtcatctctctgcgtatacggaagtatcgacctgagctctcacggccctcgcatttaacccctatacagatatcagctgtggtatactcacctgtaagactgaatattgggatctggatacgggagtatattcaagtagtgagacacacgaataagtcagtatctaagacattaacatgGTATCTCTGAttaattgaactttgtgtgaaaatttcagtggaccgatatactgacaatctaggtgaattgttttgaactgaaaatgtaatcaagcttaacggtgttagtgacatgtctcataaactgatatgatcctcttacacgaactcacaaaaatatgtttgtaaatatttcatttctacattctcgtgtttttacaaatggtgtcagttactttcttttagaaaatccaaaaagattttgtgtgtgttttagcataaacttttggaaaatcaaaaagattttcgacaactgatgttggagagctgatcttcaaaattccaaagtgctagacatgatgaccttgttgtgagggggagtggaGTGTGTCTAACTTGTCAAAATAATTTTGTTTTGattaatcaacaagtggttcatcatagagaaagTAATTTGAGGGAAAGTTGTAGTTGATACACATGTTAGTGTTGGTGCATGAAAATTGTTAAATTtggaaaatttatttctgggttaagaatgtgcaggaatagccagGTTTTGATCTTGGATttgaagatagagtgccaggtctcgattcctgaagacctctgattgaagaaagccaagtttcAATCCTGGAAATCAATCTTAATTCTGTgaaggccagacaacgatcctgaagatgttactgaagaacaaaggaatgccagtaaattgagagggggagtctgaagatagagagaaagaaaagccctgagactgatcaaggctgaagatgtgaagacacagcattgttgtgactcgatagtcgactccatcaacatctgagggggagtctgttggtgcactacatctgttgatttcatcTTCGATCGACtctttcattgtattgtatagattagggcgcgttttacgagaaaactggagagaaTATGTGAtttagagagtaggtccgcttattcgtacatgtcgtatgtgggaacctactagGTTCGCTTAGTCGTACAtgccgtatgtgggaacctactagGTTCGGTTATTCGTACATGCCATACGTGGGAACCtactaggtccgcttatacgaacatgtcgtatatgggaacctaccaacactataaatacccttgAGCGAATCTCATTTGAAACTTTGccaattccataccgaagtgctgccggtgtgaagaacgagctgtaaacattgtcaaatcaataaaacagtagattaaagtgaagaacaagctatttctacctacgtttcttgttattccccacctgaaacataggagaacgcctctgaacgactcgttcgggtcaaaacacgatcctacaccaTGTTTTTCGTGtgaatgtaacaccccaaaaatttatttaaatattaGAATAAGTGAAAAATGTAAAAATTAAGTCATGGGGTGTTTAAGTCAACCTTTAATAAACTTCAAGGGGGGAAAGTGAATATTTTCAAACTAGTAAGGTTTAGTTGTGACAAAACCACAATCACACACACAGTACGTGTGTGGGTCGACCAGGAGCaaggaagaactagggtttaccctTGTTCTCACCAAATTCGCCCAATTGATTAGGAAAAATCGATGTTTATCAACTGCATGTAGTGAAAATTCGATCATCTACTCATACCCAGTGAAGTGGTAAATTGTAAAAAGGGGGTTTCGACCCAATCACGAATTCCTGAATATGATTGTGTTGTTTAGTTGTTAAGGAGACTCCCTAGAGTAGAAATCATGCTCAATTTTGATTAAATGAAAGAAAACTCTATAAACCCACTTGTGGAATTGTGATTATGAATAGAAAGATTAAAGGGATTATGATTATAGGTAATTTTGATATATAATTCAGCTTGTAATACCTAAATGCTAGATAAATTGATGTATACTAAAGAAATTGTAAGAACTAGTGTGTTAGAGATGACAATTAGGATGAAATAGCAAAGCCATGCTTTAAATGCTTGTACCCCCTGCTTTATTAATGTAATGCACTctaggtgttcgatgaaatgcttgaaagaataattatgtaaaattttaaaaacatgATGGAATGAAAGTGGGGTActaaatgaatgaatgaatgtatTGATGTAGGTGTGACGGAAGAAAGTTCAAACTCTAAGAAACCGGAAGGATTACAAGACCGAGGTATGTTCCGTTGCATACAAATCTTTGTTAAATTCTCTTTTTACTTAATTTGATATAGAACTAACCTTGCACGACAATCATGGTTGatagcaagtaaataacaaatcCTATGTGGATTTGGGTATGCTAACGAAAGTTATGTTAAGCAATACATTTTGACCGATTTAAAATTCAATCGTGTCAAGTAGAGATGAATGCGATCCGTTTGAACAGGTAGCTTCGAATTGCATAATGAATGTTGAAAGCTTAATCCGTTATGCGGATAGAATGATGagtaatgttgaaagcaaataacccaattaaacgggtcaaatgtgtatgcttaactctcaatgagagtgtttatgccaaacccaattaaacgggtcgaatgtgtatgcttaactctcaatgagagtgtttatgctaaacccaattacttgggtagtcgtATGCGTAAAAGAATGATGGTTCCTGTATGGATGGAGTCAAAACGAATGAATTATGATTTAACAAGTGTGATAACTAACCTTTTTAAAATTTGGTTGTTAATGTAGGTAAAACTCCACTTTAGGCGATTTGGAGATATGGAGCGAGCACATGTTCAAGCCTTAttataccaagcgcttccgctagtttATATGCATACTTTTTGGGTCCATGTCTTGTAGTTTTGTTTAATCTTGTTAGAAGTCTACACTTGAAAACTTGTTGTCTTTGTTTGGGGTAGTTTAAAGTTAAATGGATCGTAGATTAtcattagtttaatatcttataaaCAGGGGGCATGCTcgttttacgaacgggtcatgcccaaattttctAAGAATTTCGTTATGTATTAAATTTGGTATTTTGATGTCTTTAAATTATTCTATAAGTAGCCTATTTTTATTTTCGAAAAGCGGACcttacaatttggtatcagagccaaggtttgagggattcgagcttTTAACgcgatgcttgaactcaaaccgatggCTCGTTCGAAAGTTTGCTCGCTCCAGGATCGCCAATGAGGTAATATTGTACGTTTTTGATGAATGCTAGTATATGTCATGAGTTTAAGATGTAAGGTTGAGTTAAATATGTGAAGTAACAATTATGGGTAGGGAAACAAGAAATTCCAGAACCCGAGCAGCTGGTAACGGACCTGGAAATggattaaaacataaaaaaatgaaGTTACAGCGAAATGATCAGgggaaggccgtcgccgacgccctacccgtccgtcgccgacgccctacccatccgtcgccgacgccctagtTTGGCCGACGGCCTAAGTTCCTGCCTACGGGGTTTTTCACCCGACGCACATTTTTaagagccgtcgccgacgggcttccctgccgtcgccgacggctagcGTAGGTCCTGTTCGctgatttgttttgtttttcacATTCTAAGTTTCCGTATTATTTGAAAGACTATTAAATTGTTACGAGAAGTCCATATAAGGCTTCATAGATGTGGGGAACCATAAATAGTAATTATGAAGGGATGGACTCGAAAGAATCAAAGGTGACGAGTCGAACGATATGAACgaataataaaaatttaaaaagcaAGTAAAGTCTAAAATATGGGAATGCGGATGAAGTAAACATGGATTAATGAACTATGACGTAATGAAAGCTTGTTATTTGTATTAAATGTAAATATGACATTGTGTAGATGGCTGATGCAAGCAACGTTAATGATGATAATGATACGGCTCGTCAAGAAGCATTTCACAATAGAGTCATGGAAGTGGCAGAAGGGGTTGTGCAAGCTAATCTTCCACGATTAGCTCAAGAAGTAGAAAGTCGGGTGTTGGGAGTTGTGGATGCCATGATGACTAGCAAGATTGAAGAACTGAAAGAACTGATAGAGGGATCTAAGGGCAAAAGCAAAGAACGACGGTGCACATATAAAGATTTTATGGCATGTCATCTGACGACGTATGACGGTAAAATCGATGCAATCGAATGTCAAAGATGGATCTCGAATATAGAGGCGGTGTTCATACGAAGTCGGTGCGATAAGGAAGATCAAGTAATGTTCGCTACCGGTCTACTAACCCATCAggcaaaagattggtgggatgcaCACAGTAAGGAAGTAGGCGAAGATAGACTTCAAATTATAACTTGGCAAGAGTTTAAGGAGCCCTTCATGAGATATCATTGTCCTCAGTCGGCTATTGACAAGATTCAGGAGGATTTCTTACGCCTCCGGCAGAAAAATGAGTCGGTAAATGAAATATCAAACGCTttcatggataagatgaagttctgtggGGAATTGGTAACAACCGAAAGAATGAAGATAAATCGTTTCTATGGCGTGTTAAAGGCAGAAATTAGAGAGTTCATCACTCCTTCAAAATGTGAAACCCTCGATGAGCTCATTAATTTAGCACGGGATAGGGAGATTGAAATTAAAAGGCAAGAAGAGAGAGGTGAAAAGAGACCAAGTGAAAAGGGTGCAAGTTTTAGTCCATCTAAAAAGGGGAAGTTTCAGGATCAAGGAAGGAAGGGTAAGTCGAAAGGTGGAATTACTCCATGCAAGACTTGTGGGAAGCTCCAAACCGGAGAGTGTTTGTTAGGCAAAAAGGGGTGCTTCAAATGCGGTAAGGAGGGACATTCGTCTTATCAATGCCCGAACAACCCGAAGACTTGTTTCAACTGTttcgaaaaggggcatatcaaatCAGAATGCCCGAAGCTTTAGCAATAGTCAAAGAAAGaagataagaagcaagagggttCTAGGGTGAAAGGGAGAATGTTTCAAATCACATCTGAAGAAGCAAAATCCCAGCCGAATGTGGTCTCTTTCTAATAAACTCCATACCGGTTTATGTTTTGTTCGATACTGGAGCCACTATGTCATTTATTTCGAGTGAAATTGTACAACATGCATCATTTAAGACTGAACGAATGCCAATGCCCCTAGAAGTAGAAATAGCCAATAGTAAGGTCTATATGTTACATGAGATTTGTAGAAATTGCAAATTCACCATAGAAGATGAGGAATTCGATATTGACCTTATACCCATGGTTTTGGGGGAATTTAAAatgatagtgggaatggattggctggCGCGACACCATGTAGAAATTAATTGTGAAAATAAGACCATGCTTGTCCAAGCTCCAAGTGGAAGGCAACTGAGTATTCAAGGAGAAAGAAATGTGGAAACCAAATTGTGCACCCTTGTCCAAGCTTTCAAATACGTACCTAACGGGAATAGTGCATACCTAGCATATGTAATAGATACCCGACAAACCCTCCCGAGGTTTGAAGACGTTGAAGTCGTGAATGAATTTTCGGAGGAATTGCTGGGACTTCCTCCCGAGCGAGAAATAGAATTTCGTATCGAATTGAATCCGGGTGCGAAGCCGGTTGTACAGGCTCCCTATAGGTTGGCTCCCACCGAAATGCGCGAATTAATGACACAATTACAAGATCTTCTAGATAAGGGCTTCATACGCCCGAGTGTGtcaccttggggagcacctgtcttatttgttaagaagaaagacgggtcgatgcgcatgtgtatcgactatagagagctagATAAACTGACcataaagaaccgctaccctttacctagaattgacgacctttttgatcaattacaaggggcgagttggttctccaagatagacctaCGTTCAGGGTATCATCAGGTTAGAGTACGAggagaagatattccaaagactgcgttcagaacccgttatgggcactatgaattTCTAGTCATGtcttttggattaacgaatgcaccggctgcatttatggatcttatgaaccgggtgTGCCGACCCATGTTAGACAAATCGGTAATCGTGTTCATAGATGATATCTTAGTCTATTCGCGAAGCAAAgctgagcatgcaaagcacttgcgtGAAGTACTTGAAGTTCTCCGCAAGGAGAaactttacgcgaaattctcaaaatgcgcctTTTGGCTCAAAGAAGTGTAGTTTCTGGGGTATGTAATCAACTCGGAAGGTGTGTtagtagatccgtcaaagatcGATGCTGTAATGAAGTGGGTTTCTCCGAAGAACCCGACCGAAATAAGAAGTTTTATGGGCCtcgctggatactatagacggttcatacaggatttttcaaagatagcCTTACCCTTAAGAGAACTGACGAGGAAGAAAGAGAAGTTTGTGTGGGGTAAAGAACAGGAGGAGTCCTTTCAAACATTAAAAGAAAAACTATCACGTCCGCCGGTCTTGACATTACCGGATGGGACTGAAGACCTGGTGGTCTATTCAGACGCTTCACACCAGGGATTAGGCTGCGTTTTGATGCAAAGGGgaaaggttatcgcttacgcttcacgacaattgaaGCCACATGAAGTGAACTACCCAACCGACGATCTAAAATTGGCAGCAGTGGTATTCGCCctaaagatatggaggcattatctatatggcACCAGATGCACAATTTAAAGTTAAATGGATCGTAGATTGTcgttagtttaatatcttataaaCAGGGGGCATGCTCGTTTTACgtacgggtcatgcccaaattttctAAGAATTTCGTTATGTATTAAATTTGGTATTTTGATGTCTTTAAATTATTCTATAAGTAGCCTATTTTTATTTTCGAAAAGCTGACCTTACACTGAAATCATCAATAAACGTAATAAAGTACCTGCATCCACCAATAGACTCCGTTTTCATAGGGCCACATATATCGGTATGAACTATCTGCAAAGGTTTGTCCGTCTGCCACGTTGACTTCTTTGGAAATGGCTTTCTAGCATGTTTACCCGAAACGCATCCTTCACAAATGTTTGAACCTTTTGTGATTCTTGGTATGCCTCGTACTAGTTCTTTATTTCCCATTTCAACCAAAGTGCCATAATTTACATGTCCAAAACGTTCATGCCAAAGAGTAGAGTTATCGGTTGTTGTCATTGATAGTGCAAGTGATATATGGCTTTCAGGGTTCAATGGAAACATTTTATTGTTTGTCATTTTAATGATCCCTATTATTCTATCGTTTGTATCCTTGATGATACACCGTTCCTTTATGAACTCTACTTTGTAACCCTTTTGTAGTAATTGACCTACACTTAATAAGTTGTGCTTTAATCCCTTCACATAAAATACATTTTGAACCTTCTTTTTCTGACCTTTAATTGATATAATTACTTCTCCGATTCCTTGAACTTCTAATCGTTTATCATCCCCCGTTCTCACTTCCTTTTGAAGTGATTCGTCTATCTTGACAAACAGGCCATTGTTACCTGT is from Helianthus annuus cultivar XRQ/B chromosome 9, HanXRQr2.0-SUNRISE, whole genome shotgun sequence and encodes:
- the LOC110875731 gene encoding uncharacterized protein LOC110875731, producing the protein MADASNVNDDNDTARQEAFHNRVMEVAEGVVQANLPRLAQEVESRVLGVVDAMMTSKIEELKELIEGSKGKSKERRCTYKDFMACHLTTYDGKIDAIECQRWISNIEAVFIRSRCDKEDQVMFATGLLTHQAKDWWDAHSKEVGEDRLQIITWQEFKEPFMRYHCPQSAIDKIQEDFLRLRQKNESVNEISNAFMDKMKFCGELVTTERMKINRFYGVLKAEIREFITPSKCETLDELINLARDREIEIKRQEERGEKRPSEKGASFSPSKKGKFQDQGRKGKSKGGITPCKTCGKLQTGECLLGKKGCFKCGKEGHSSYQCPNNPKTCFNCFEKGHIKSECPKL